AAAATGTGAGCAATAAAGTTCTAATATGCGCGCCGTCAACATCGGCATCAGTCATAATAATAACTTTATGGTATCTAAGCTTTTCAAGAGAAAATTCTTGGTTATCAACACCAGTTCCAAGAGCCGTAATTAATGTACCGATTTGATCAGAACCAAGCATTTTATCAAACCTTGCTCGCTCAACATTTAAAATTTTACCACGCAGAGGTAATATAGCCTGAATCTTACTGTCCCTACCCTGCTTTGCAGTACCACCCGCCGAATCACCCTCTACTATAAACAATTCTGAAATTGCAGGATCTTTTGCATGGCAATCTGCAAGTTTACCGGGTAAGTTCGAGACATCTAAAACTGATTTTCTTCTCGTTAACTCCCTTGCTTTTCTAGCAGCTTCACGAGCATTCGCCGCTTCCATAATCTTAGCTATAATTGCCTTTGCTTCTGCCGGATGCTCTTCAAACCATTCAAGCACCTTTGTATAAACGACATTCTCAACAATAGGTCTTACCTCAGCACTAACTAGTTTGTCTTTTGTCTGAGACGAGAATTTAGGATCGGGAACTTTAACAGAAAGCACACAACATAGCCCTTCCCTAGTATCTTCACCATTAAAGTCATATTTAACTTTTTTATTAAGACCCGTAGTATCAAGATAAGCAGTAATAACACGTGTTATAGCTGATTTAAAAGCACTAAGGTGGGTTCCACCATCACGCTGCCTAATATTATTAGTAAAACATAAAATATTTTCATAATATGAATCATTCCAGTGCATTGCAAACTCAAGTTTTATACCAGACTCAGCATTATCTACATTAACTATTATACATGGGTGGATAGCGTGCTTCGCTCTATCTATATATTTCACATAAGCTTCTATACCACCTGTATAATAAAACTCTGCTTTCTTAGCTTCTTCAAAGCGATTATCTACTAATAAAATTTTTACGCCTGAATTTAAAAAAGCAAGTTCACGAAGACGGTGCTCTATAGTGCTGAAATCAAATTCTATATTAGTAAATGTTGCGACAGACGGGAAAAAAGTAACTTCTGTACCTTTTTTATCAATATTTTCTTTGACAATCGCAAGCGGAGCTTCCGTTGTACCATTATTAAACCTAATTAAATACTCCTTATTATTACGCCATATACGCAACTCAAGCCACTCAGAAAGAGCATTTACCACCGATACACCAACACCGTGCAGACCGCCTGAAACTTTATAGGAGTTCTGATCAAACTTACCGCCGGCATGAAGCTGCGTCATAATAACTTCAGCTGCCGATATGCCTTCCTCTTCATGAATTTCGACTGGTATACCTCGCCCGTTATCGGACACGGTTACTGAACCATTTTTATTTAATACTACCTGGACTAAATCGCAATAACCAGCAAGTGACTCGTCAATAGCGTTGTCAACTACTTCATAAATCATATGATGTAAACCCGATCCATCACCAACGTCCCCGATATACATTCCAGGTCTTTTTCTTACGGCTTCAAGACCTTTTAAAACCTTTATAGAATCAGCACCGTATGATAATTTGTTAAATTTTTCTTCAATTCCCGACATAATCTTTTTATATTTGGCTCTATTATTTGTTGCTAGAAACAATGAGAATTACTATAACGTAACTTATTAAAATAGTAAAGTTTCTTAATTAAAAATTAGTGAGATAACATGAATATATTAAAGTTAAAAAATCTTTTCGATGTAATTGATGATTATGATGTGTTTTTATTTGATCTTTGGGGCGTAATAATTGAGGGAGAGCATACATATCAAAATGTTGTACAAAATATTAATAAACTTATTAAACGAAAAAATGTATATTTTGTCACTAATGCCCCACAAAATATTTTTTTACTGCATCAAACAATTAAATCCTGGGGATTAAATGCAGAACCAGAAATGATCATTAGCTCAGGTGCAATAGCAGTGCAAATGATCCTAGAAAGTAAAGAGCGGTTCGGCATAAAAAAACCTGTAATATATCATTTAGGACATTTAGAAAATGATATATTAAACGAAATTCAATATCCTATTACCAATGATATAGAAAAAGCTAATATTTTCTTAATGACTATTTATAGGGATGAAAACGAAAATTTAGACTTAAACGAGTTCGATGAATTATTTAAAATTGTTGTAGAACGTAAAATGGTCAATATTTGCGCTAATCCTGATCTTGGAATCAATCAACACGGTGTTTATAGATATTGTAGTGGCTATTATGCTAAAAAAATAAAACAACTTGGTGGAAAAATAATTTATAGCGGCAAGCCGTACAAGGAAATATATAGCAAAATTTTTAAAGAATGTCTTAATACCCCTAAGAATCGTATTTTAATGATTGGGGATACTTTTTACACTGATATACTTGCAGCAAATCGCCTTGGTATAGACTCTGCCCTAGTATTAACCGGGAATTCTAGGAAATATCATATTAATTTTGATAATATTGATGAAAAACTGGAGAGTTTAACGAAATCTGCTATCAAACAATCGATTATACCTAATTTTATGTTGAATTTATCGTGATCACGTCATAATTTTCCCAAAGCCAATAATCCTTAATGTCACCCCGCGGTTTTACTATAGGGTCCAGTCTTTATTTTATGTTTTTTCTGGATCCCACGATCAAACCGTGGGTTGAGAGTACAACAACTCTATTGATATTATACTTATAATCTGCTATAGATTAAAACTTAAGCGGTCGTGGCGAAATTGGTAGACGCGCAGCATTGAGGGTGCTGTTCTGAAAAGATTGGAAGTTCAAGTCTTCTCGACCGCACCATTTCACTGGTTTTTACACGGTTAAATTGCCTCTCTACTATAGTTGTCTCTTTATCTTTGTCTAAGATCATTGCGCTCAAATTTTCTGTTTTGGCATTTCAGATTTTATGTTTATTCCTAACTTTCTGTTATTTTACCAAATGTCCTGTTTTATGGCACAATTATATTGATTCTACGTCCAGTGCATCCTGCTGAGTCTCATAGGCTAATAACGCTCTCACTATACCTAAAATTTTTATTTCTTATAGCAGAATAAATACAAGGTTCATATAAGATATTAGGATTAACACCTGATCGCAATAACTTTTGAACTGCTTCTAAATTCTTATCTTCAATCACAGCAATCAATAATTCTTCCTTATTATTCATAAATTGCACCATAATATATTAATAAAAGTACATGAATAAAGATATGATATTAGATTTGTCAATATTATCCAATATAACTCTTTTGCTGAATAAAAAATCTATTGCTTATTTGTACTCTGTGATTTATATTGATTAGCAAATTGTACACCACCTTGCGTCAAACCTAACTAAATCAGTTTTAAATAATTATAATTAACTAAGTCTATACTAAACTATTAGGTAAATAGGTTATGCCTAATTTCAATATATTTAAAAGCATTTTACCTGATCATCATGATCAATTTGCTGAGATTTTTGATCAAATTAATGATCTGCTCGAAGATCATAATTATGATGCTGCGGCAAGTAGACTGGCCGAACTTCATTATGCCGATTTAGCAGATTTCTTAGATAATCTTAACAATAAAACATATAAAATAATTATTCCTTTATTACAGGATAAAATTAAGCCTGAAACGTTAGTATCGTTAAACGCTTATAGTAAGCCTCTAATAATAGAAACTTTAGGCATAAAAAAATCTGCAGAATTAATCAATAAGCTAGTTATAGAAGATGCTATTGAAGTAGTAATTGATCTAGACAATGATATAAAAGATCTTATCCTAAGTAACCTTACTAAAGAAAAACAACACCAAATTACTGTAGGTTGTACATACCCCGAAAATACGGTAGGTAGAGTAATTGAGCGAGATTTTATTAATCTTCAAGAAAACTGGACGGTAGAGGAATCATTAAATTTTATCAAGAACGTAAAGAACGACTTTTATGCTGCTATCGTCACTAATAATAAATTACGTCCTATCGGTATTATTTCTCTCAGCACACTAATTAAAGGCAAAAAAAATGAATTAATAAAAGATTTGATGAGCAAAGATTTTAAGCTTGCAGATCCTTTTACCGACTTAAATGAACTAAGCTTTATTTTTAGACAATATGCTTTAACTATTGTACCAGTAGTAAATAAAAGCGGTAAATTAGTAGGTAGCGTATCAATCGATAATATAATTTATATTATTGAAGAGCAAGCTGGAAAAGATATATTATCATTAAGCGGGGTGCATACTCAGGATACTTTCTTCAATGTATTTTATACTGTAAAACATCGTTTTCCCTGGCTCTTTGTTAATCTAATCACTGCCTGCATGACCTCACTTATCATTAACCATTTTAATGACACTATTGCAAAACTTGTAACACTTGCAGCCACTATGCCTATTGTAGCCTCGATGGGCGGTAATGCCGGAACACAAGCCATGACCGTTACTGTTAGAGCCCTTGCTAATAAGGATATCCATTATAATAATGTCAATAAAGTTATATTAAAAGAAATAGCCGTATCAGCTTTTAATGGTTTTGTACTTGCAATTATTGGCGCAGGACTTAGCTTTATAATGTTACTTGACTTAAATCTTAGTGTAATTTTTGCTATTGCAGTTATTTTAAATTTCTTAATCGCCGGATTATTCGGCTCTGCTATTCCTATAATACTACATTACTTTGATATAGACCCCGCTGCAGGCTCCGGTGTATTTCTAACAACCATAACCGATGCTTTAGGTTTCCTAACTTTCTTAAGCCTTGCGCATATTTTTTTAGTGTAAATTTAGTGTTTTACAAATAAAAATATATACATATTATAGCAAGCAGTATATATAACTCCAAGACATTTATATATACCACAACTTGTATACCGATTTTAAGTCGGTATTATTATACTCATAAGATATGTCATGATCTATCTGCATATTCTGATTATTATTAGCACTAACTATAGCAATAGCTGCTCCAAGCCAAAATACAATAAGCTAATCAAATCAAAAAGAATTAACAAGTGTTCCTACTGCCAATACTACTACGGTTGCAACCTAAAGTTATAACAATAAGCAAAGCCACCACCCCAATAACGTTGAGGAATTGTTGTCATTGGGGTTAGATAAAGTGCGACAACCTAAATGTCTCCCCATAGAATATATCTCCTGAACGGTCATCCAACACGCAGTTACTACAACCAATTACAGTATAAGTTTTTAAATTAGCCATTATTAAGACAATAAAGTGACATTAAAAAAGTTGTAATAATGACTGTTACCTTACAACCTATAGCATCTCTAACCGCATATTAAAGCACTGATAGCTTAATACACATGTGGGACAATATGAAATAGCAGAATCATAGAGAAGCAGCATGCATCGGCTTCAGGAAACAATAGAGTGCTAAGAAGCCCCACCATATGTACACATGAGATCAAAGTATTCAAGAAGTGTACCTATTGATAGTAACCATACAGCTTCTTTTTAATTACGGGCTAAACCTCTTTACCCCTTTTGAGTCACTTAACATATTTTCTTTACAAATTAGTTTAAATTAATAAAGAACTACACTGTTTTATAAAAGCAGAAACACTAGATCTTAGGTCATTGCCTCAAAAAGGTTGATATCGTTATTGCTAAGAAAAATTGAAAATTTGAACAAAGCAAAGAGAAATAATGAATACTATTAGTATTCTTATGGATTGTCAAGTTCTGAACAAATGCTCGTAATAAAAGTATTTAGCAATGCCAAAATTTCTAATTTAATACTTGCAATTTGTCTTATAATTACTTATTATTTAGATTCGCTTAGATTAAAAAGCACTAAGGCGTTTTAATGTAATGAATTTTACCCCTTAAACTTTTTATATTAAAACGCCTTTATTTTATTTAAGCGGGTGTAGCTCAGGGGTAGAGCGCTACCTTGCCAAGGTCGAAGTCGAGGGTTCGAATCCCTTCACCCGCTCCAGTTACCTTTCACATTCCCACGAAAACGGGAATCTAAAAAGCATATAAAAAAAATTTTTATTTATTTTACCAAATATGTTATTTTATATTAAAGTTATTTTTTCTAGATTCCTGCTTCCGCAGGAATGGCATCGGTAAGCTTATTATAATTTTTGGAGCTATGCAGCAATATCAATCAAGCTATGGATGTATTATAAATTCAATTTTCTAAGCCATATTTTTTCTTAAAATCTTCTCATAAAATTACTGCTTCTACTTTTTCTTCTATATCACTTTCTATTGTTTAACGTATAATAATATATCATTTTGGTCTATCAATTTTCTTAACAAAGATTAGAAAGTATAATGTCTAGCTCTTTAGAAATTCTAGTAATTACAACTGTCATAAAAATAGCAACTTATCATTTTTCAGTAGTTTATATTAGATAAACTACTTTTAAATACACAATGTATTACCTTTGATTAACTTTATATTTGTATTTTACCCTTGCATAAAAAGTATTAGATAGCTATTTTTATTTTATTGCAACAATTCGGAAATTATATATGTCAGTAAGTATGCAAGATAATCAGGCAAATAATAACGACACTATAGAAATACAGGAAACAGATGTAGTGCCTATAGAAACAAATTCTCTACAATCGGGGTTAATGAGCTTAATACCAATGATTTTAATTTGTGCTGTCTTTTATTTCTTACTATTACGTCCACAAGAAAAACGTCGTAAAGAAAGAGAGAAATTGGTAAGTAAAGTTAAACACGGTGAAGAAGTTCTAACAAGTAGCGGCATTTACGGCATTGTGTCTAAAGTGAGTGAAAATGATCCTAATATTGAGATTGAAATTGCTAAGGATGTACATATTAAAGTTTTAAAAAGTGCTATTATCGATATCACCAGCCACTCTAAGACAGCACAGGTTAAAAAAGGAAACAACAAAAATAATAAAAAAGATAGGAAGGTCAGCGGTGCAAAATCTTCCTAAGTGGAAAATTTTTCTTTCAATTATATGTACGGTTTTTGCGGTTATTTGTGTCTTACCTAATTTCATGCAGGTAAACTATCAGTTTCTGCCTCATGCTTCAATAAATCTAGGGCTTGATCTTAGAGGTGGGGCCCACTTATTACTCGATGTTGATTTTGATACCTACTTAAATGATTCAATGGAGAATCTTGCCGACACTTTACGTAAAAATTTGCGTGAGGATAAAATCGGCTATAAAAATCTGTTAGTTAACAAAAATAACATTCAATTAGAATTAAGAACATTGGCAGAATTAAAGCAGTTAAAGAAAATAATTCATAAAATCGATTCCGAAATTATAGTTGAAGTTAATGAAAATAAAATAAAGCTTAACTACAGTGATTATAGATTAAATGATTTACTTAGCAAGGTAGTAGACCAATCTATTGAGATAGTTCGCATGAGAGTTGATAGTACCGGTACTAAAGAGCCAACAATACAAAAACAAGGCAATAAGCATATATTACTGCAAGTTCCTGGTGAAGAAAATCCTTCTTATCTAAAAAACATATTAGGCAAAACTGCTAAGCTAACCTTTCATTTAGTTGATGAAAATGCTAATATTGAAGAAGCAGTAAAAGGACATGTTCCTGTAGGTTCAATGCTAGTTAAAGGAGATAGCGAAAATCATGGAGAGTATTATGTAGTTATCAAGAAAAAAGTTGTTTTAGGTGGGGATCAACTGATCACAGCTTCAGCTTCTTTTGATCAAAACTCACAAGCAGTAGTTAGTTTTTCTTTTAACAATTTAGGTAGTAAAATATTCGGTGAAATAACTAAAAATAATACTGGTAAACGCCTTGCTATAGTTTTAGACAATAAGTTACTAAGTGCCCCAACGATAAATGGGGCAATTATGGGCGGAAGCGGCATAATAACAGGAAATTTTACTGTCGAATCGGCAAATGAGCTTGCACTATTATTGCGAGCCGGCTCTCTCCCTGCCCCGCTTAACATTATTGAAGAAAGAAATATAGGGCCAAATTTAGGGGCTGATTCTATAGAGTCGGGTAAAAAAGCAGGACTTATAGGATTTATAGCAGTATGTATATTTATGATTTGGTCTTACGGTGTACTTGGTTTATTTGCCAATATTGCCTTAAGCCTTGCACTATTATATATTCTAGCTTTACTGTCACTGTTCCAAGCTACTTTAACTCTACCTGGAATTGCAGGAATAATACTAACTATGGGTATGGCTGTTGATGCTAATGTATTAATTTATGAAAGAATTAAGGAGGAACTAAATAAAGGTGTTTCTAATCTTTATGCTATTAGAACCGGTTTTGAATCTGCGTTTGCTACTATTCTTGATTCTAACCTAACTACTCTAATCGTTGCCTCTTTACTTTATATATTTGGAGTAGGGGCAATAAAAGGTTTTGCCGTTACATTAACTATTGGGATCATATCCTCAATGTTTTCAGCGATTATCATTACCAAATTATTAATAGATATTTGGGTAAAATATTTTAAGCTTAAAAAGCTAGGTCTGGTGTAAAAATTATGAAAATGCAATCAAATGTTATAAAAATAATTATAATAATCAGCTTACTAATAGGAGTAGTAGCATTATATTTATTGCTATCTTTAAAAACGCCTAAAAAACCACTTGCCGGTCAAGTTAATATTTATGAAGATAACGTAAAAATCGGCGGTAATTTTGAGCTAATAAACCAGAATGGGGAAATATTTAATAGTGATGAATTAAAAGGCAGCTTAAGTCTCATTTACTTTGGATTTACTAGTTGTCCCGATATATGCCCGACCTCTCTAAACAAAATGACAGAGATTGTAGAAGTTTTAAATAAACATAAAATAGTTATAATACCTATTTTTATCACTATTGATCCAAAACGTGATACCCCTATAGTACTTAAAGAATATCTAAAACATTTTCATCCAAAATTTATAGGTCTTACTGGGAATGAACAGCAGATAAAAGATGTAACTAATAAATTCAAGGTTTTCTATGCTCGTGTAAATAATGAGGATGATGACCCGAACTATATGCTTGATCATTCATCTTTCACCTATTTAATGGATACAAATGGAAAATATCTGAAGCATTTCTATTTAGATTCTTCACCTAAAGAAATTATAGAATTTTTAAGAAATGAATAATTATATATTAGTAGCATATTTATTTACCTTTTTGGTTTTAGCAATATTACTAATCGCAAGTTTTTTAAATTACAAATCACTGAAAAAACAAGAAAAATTTAATGCACAAGAAAGTAAGAAATAGATTAATAACAATAATTATTTGTTTCTGCTCAGCATTTTTAGGAATTGGTATTATACTTTATAATTTAGAAAAAAATATAGTATTTTTTTTGCCACCGTCAAAAATTAATACAATAGAACATGGCAAAGAACTAAGAGTAGGTGGACTTGTTAAAACAAGCTCTATAAATAAAATTGCTGCTGATAAGATAAGTTTTATTATTACCGATAATATTAAGGATTTAGAGATATTATACCAAGGTGTACTGCCTGCCCTATTTCGTGAAGGACAAGGAATTATTGCTATCGGGTGCTTATCGGACGGGAAGTTTATAGCAAAACAATTGCTTACAAAGCATGATGAGAATTACAGACCTACTAGGTAATCATATTGTCATATCCGTGGCCTAGCCTATGAACCAGGCTGTCACCATATGGCTTGGACTACAGGGTCCAGTTTAAAAAATTATGATATTACCCTAAGTTGTTTTTTAGATCACACGATCAAGTCGCAGGATGACACTTGAAAGGCTGATTCTCTATGTAATAATCTTCACGGGAATAACATAAAATAGATGTAGAAATGACATCAAAGCTATATAAAAAATAACCAATCAAATAAAAATATGTTTATAGATAAAATAAAAGCAAAAGCAAATAATGATGAAATAAACGTAATTATAGAAATTCCGATGAATAGTGGACCAATCAAATATGAATTTGACAAAGAATCAGGAGCAGTTTTTGTTGATCGCTTTATGCAAACCACTATGAGTTATCCATGTAATTATGGTTTTATTCCTAATACTCTTTCAAATGACGGTGATCCAGTAGACGTACTAGTTATATCTAATCATGCCGTAGTACCTGGGTCTGTTATTAAGTGTAGAGCCATCGGCGTATTAATGATGGAAGACGAATCAGGACTTGATGAGAAAATAATCGCAGTACCAACCTCAAAGATTGATATTACTTTTGATCATATTAAAGTGCTAAATAATCTATGTGAAATGCTTAGAAAACGTATAGTTCATTTCTTTGAGCATTATAAAGATTTAGAAAAAGGTAAATGGGTTAAAGTTACCGGATGGGAAAATAAAGCAAAAGCAGACGCTTTAATCAATGAAGGCATGGATAGGGCTAGTCGGAGTAAGAATTTATAACATTGCTCGTATGACATTCGATGTCATTCTCATGTGGCATTGTTGATTGGATCAATTTTTTGGTCATTGCAATCAATTTACACCTAAAGAGAATGACATTAATCGATTTTTAAAAGATAGGATAAAAATAAATAGTGACATTATTTCGTTCAGGAGCCGTAGTAGCTTTGTGCACATTAATTTCTCGCATATTTGGCCTCGTGCGTGAACAATTTATCGCATCATTATTTGGCGCTACGCCTATAGGCGATAGCATTAATGTTGCTTTTAAACTACCGAATCTATTTAGAAGAATTTTTGCAGAAGGAGCATTATCCAGTGTATTCATTCCTATTTACAATGAAAAAATGCTGATTTCTAAAAGAGCAGCCAATAATTTTTCAGGCGAG
The sequence above is a segment of the Rickettsia sp. Oklahoma-10 genome. Coding sequences within it:
- the gyrB gene encoding DNA topoisomerase (ATP-hydrolyzing) subunit B, with amino-acid sequence MSGIEEKFNKLSYGADSIKVLKGLEAVRKRPGMYIGDVGDGSGLHHMIYEVVDNAIDESLAGYCDLVQVVLNKNGSVTVSDNGRGIPVEIHEEEGISAAEVIMTQLHAGGKFDQNSYKVSGGLHGVGVSVVNALSEWLELRIWRNNKEYLIRFNNGTTEAPLAIVKENIDKKGTEVTFFPSVATFTNIEFDFSTIEHRLRELAFLNSGVKILLVDNRFEEAKKAEFYYTGGIEAYVKYIDRAKHAIHPCIIVNVDNAESGIKLEFAMHWNDSYYENILCFTNNIRQRDGGTHLSAFKSAITRVITAYLDTTGLNKKVKYDFNGEDTREGLCCVLSVKVPDPKFSSQTKDKLVSAEVRPIVENVVYTKVLEWFEEHPAEAKAIIAKIMEAANAREAARKARELTRRKSVLDVSNLPGKLADCHAKDPAISELFIVEGDSAGGTAKQGRDSKIQAILPLRGKILNVERARFDKMLGSDQIGTLITALGTGVDNQEFSLEKLRYHKVIIMTDADVDGAHIRTLLLTFFYRHMPELINKGYLYIAQPPLYKVKKGAAELYLKNEQVLQDYLIKSTINDATLILDGQEQLVDDNLEDLISKVVKFNKLLDHASKKFNRSITEILAIHKLLNNKIFEAEGDLMLKKALDVLNSLEESPDKTNWGVLKHDNKIEFFRFSRGLKESKILLKEQLESFEFVQISQLALTIFDIFDKQLKLIVKSQEFDILIPSQLLNTIIECGKKTINIQRFKGLGEMNSDQLWDTTLNPEKRTLLQVRVAEVDEAEGIFSTLMGDVVEPRRLFIQANALNVVNLDV
- a CDS encoding TIGR01459 family HAD-type hydrolase, with protein sequence MNILKLKNLFDVIDDYDVFLFDLWGVIIEGEHTYQNVVQNINKLIKRKNVYFVTNAPQNIFLLHQTIKSWGLNAEPEMIISSGAIAVQMILESKERFGIKKPVIYHLGHLENDILNEIQYPITNDIEKANIFLMTIYRDENENLDLNEFDELFKIVVERKMVNICANPDLGINQHGVYRYCSGYYAKKIKQLGGKIIYSGKPYKEIYSKIFKECLNTPKNRILMIGDTFYTDILAANRLGIDSALVLTGNSRKYHINFDNIDEKLESLTKSAIKQSIIPNFMLNLS
- the mgtE gene encoding magnesium transporter; this encodes MPNFNIFKSILPDHHDQFAEIFDQINDLLEDHNYDAAASRLAELHYADLADFLDNLNNKTYKIIIPLLQDKIKPETLVSLNAYSKPLIIETLGIKKSAELINKLVIEDAIEVVIDLDNDIKDLILSNLTKEKQHQITVGCTYPENTVGRVIERDFINLQENWTVEESLNFIKNVKNDFYAAIVTNNKLRPIGIISLSTLIKGKKNELIKDLMSKDFKLADPFTDLNELSFIFRQYALTIVPVVNKSGKLVGSVSIDNIIYIIEEQAGKDILSLSGVHTQDTFFNVFYTVKHRFPWLFVNLITACMTSLIINHFNDTIAKLVTLAATMPIVASMGGNAGTQAMTVTVRALANKDIHYNNVNKVILKEIAVSAFNGFVLAIIGAGLSFIMLLDLNLSVIFAIAVILNFLIAGLFGSAIPIILHYFDIDPAAGSGVFLTTITDALGFLTFLSLAHIFLV
- the yajC gene encoding preprotein translocase subunit YajC, with translation MSVSMQDNQANNNDTIEIQETDVVPIETNSLQSGLMSLIPMILICAVFYFLLLRPQEKRRKEREKLVSKVKHGEEVLTSSGIYGIVSKVSENDPNIEIEIAKDVHIKVLKSAIIDITSHSKTAQVKKGNNKNNKKDRKVSGAKSS
- the secD gene encoding protein translocase subunit SecD; amino-acid sequence: MQNLPKWKIFLSIICTVFAVICVLPNFMQVNYQFLPHASINLGLDLRGGAHLLLDVDFDTYLNDSMENLADTLRKNLREDKIGYKNLLVNKNNIQLELRTLAELKQLKKIIHKIDSEIIVEVNENKIKLNYSDYRLNDLLSKVVDQSIEIVRMRVDSTGTKEPTIQKQGNKHILLQVPGEENPSYLKNILGKTAKLTFHLVDENANIEEAVKGHVPVGSMLVKGDSENHGEYYVVIKKKVVLGGDQLITASASFDQNSQAVVSFSFNNLGSKIFGEITKNNTGKRLAIVLDNKLLSAPTINGAIMGGSGIITGNFTVESANELALLLRAGSLPAPLNIIEERNIGPNLGADSIESGKKAGLIGFIAVCIFMIWSYGVLGLFANIALSLALLYILALLSLFQATLTLPGIAGIILTMGMAVDANVLIYERIKEELNKGVSNLYAIRTGFESAFATILDSNLTTLIVASLLYIFGVGAIKGFAVTLTIGIISSMFSAIIITKLLIDIWVKYFKLKKLGLV
- a CDS encoding SCO family protein yields the protein MKMQSNVIKIIIIISLLIGVVALYLLLSLKTPKKPLAGQVNIYEDNVKIGGNFELINQNGEIFNSDELKGSLSLIYFGFTSCPDICPTSLNKMTEIVEVLNKHKIVIIPIFITIDPKRDTPIVLKEYLKHFHPKFIGLTGNEQQIKDVTNKFKVFYARVNNEDDDPNYMLDHSSFTYLMDTNGKYLKHFYLDSSPKEIIEFLRNE
- the ccmD gene encoding heme exporter protein CcmD, with product MNNYILVAYLFTFLVLAILLIASFLNYKSLKKQEKFNAQESKK
- the ccmE gene encoding cytochrome c maturation protein CcmE — protein: MHKKVRNRLITIIICFCSAFLGIGIILYNLEKNIVFFLPPSKINTIEHGKELRVGGLVKTSSINKIAADKISFIITDNIKDLEILYQGVLPALFREGQGIIAIGCLSDGKFIAKQLLTKHDENYRPTR
- the ppa gene encoding inorganic diphosphatase, which encodes MFIDKIKAKANNDEINVIIEIPMNSGPIKYEFDKESGAVFVDRFMQTTMSYPCNYGFIPNTLSNDGDPVDVLVISNHAVVPGSVIKCRAIGVLMMEDESGLDEKIIAVPTSKIDITFDHIKVLNNLCEMLRKRIVHFFEHYKDLEKGKWVKVTGWENKAKADALINEGMDRASRSKNL